The genomic region GAGCAGCATGGTGACGGAGCTCGCGAAGGGGAAGACGCTCGACGAGGCGATGACGATCACGAGGGAGACGGTCGCGACGGAGCTGGACGGCCTGCCCCCTCAGAAGATGCACTGCTCGAACCTCGCGGCCGACGCACTCCACAAGGCGATCGAGGACTACAGGAAGAAGCACGGCGGCGCCCCGGGGAGCGGGCAGGCCTAGACGGTCTAGTTCCCGAAGCCTCCGTAGATCTCGCGGTAGATCCCGGAATAGCGGTACACGCGCTCCACGTAGTCTCTGGTCTCGGCGAAGCCGATATCCTCGAAGAAGACGTCCGAGTCCCCCGTCCCGCCGTAGTTCCACCACCGCTTCACGTTCCCCGGCCCCCCGTTGTACGCGGCCAGCGCGCGCAGCACGTCGCC from Candidatus Effluviviaceae Genus I sp. harbors:
- the nifU gene encoding Fe-S cluster assembly scaffold protein NifU, translated to MPPVYSDKVLDHFRNPRNVGELEHPDGVGVEGNPVCGDLMEIQIQVENDRIKDIRFRTFGCGSAIATSSMVTELAKGKTLDEAMTITRETVATELDGLPPQKMHCSNLAADALHKAIEDYRKKHGGAPGSGQA